From Triticum urartu cultivar G1812 chromosome 2, Tu2.1, whole genome shotgun sequence, a single genomic window includes:
- the LOC125534641 gene encoding wax ester synthase/diacylglycerol acyltransferase 11-like, with product MDASSTLRKRSLSVRTRSNGAASAVEGRRADDGESLGEPVSPSARLIEEYFIVVVIGLGAPINQSSGRAGIGAKIACYPRFHSIQATDRDGTLRWVRTTVDLDYHIIFPMLDTAAVLVNPDQAVEDYVASLSTKPMDHSRPMWEFHILDFPTSEATATAVIRVHHSLSDGTSLLMLLLSSTRSAADPSKPPALPPLPARTGAIYVRPRPPMSAGSLAFALWLWSFVLLAWHTMWDAAIFISTILFRKDTQTLFSCTDHGNRRPNRIVHRCLSLDDVKFVKDAMNCTVNDVLVGCTDAALSRYYYRKSGDNKTGKEIRIRSVLVVNLRATTALHECVSMIQSANGSDVKWGNQLGFIILPVHIAMHHDPLNFIRKAKNTVDRKKSSLEVAFTHVAAEVIHKIFGRKAGACIIDRMFSNTTTLLSNMIGPVEQVEFCGHPIVFIAPSQYGLPQAVNVNFNSYVNTIRVVLAVDETQFPDCHELLDDFVESLRSIKDAAEKHGSHDMKA from the exons ATGGACGCTTCAAGTACCCTGCGAAAGCGGTCACTCTCGGTTCGCACGAGGAGCAATGGAGCAGCGTCGGCTGTGGAAGGGCGGAGGGCGGATGACGGTGAGTCGCTTGGGGAACCGGTGAGCCCCTCCGCCAGGCTCATTGAGGAGTACTTCATCGTTGTCGTCATAGGCCTCGGGGCGCCCATTAACCAATCCAGCGGCCGCGCGGGCATCGGTGCGAAGATTGCATGCTACCCACGCTTTCACAGCATCCAG GCGACAGATAGGGACGGTACTCTACGGTGGGTGAGGACAACGGTTGACCTGGACTACCACATCATCTTCCCCATGCTGGACACGGCGGCCGTTTTAGTCAACCCAGACCAGGCTGTGGAAGACTACGTGGCGTCTCTGTCCACTAAACCCATGGATCATTCCCGACCTATGTGGGAGTTCCACATCCTCGACTTCCCGACCTCAGAGGCCACCGCAACAGCCGTGATACGCGTGCACCACTCCCTCAGCGATGGCACCTCCCTGCTCATGCTCCTATTGTCGAGCACACGCAGCGCCGCCGATCCTTCCAAGCCGCCAGCTTTGCCACCGTTGCCGGCACGCACCGGTGCTATATACGTGCGTCCACGACCGCCAATGTCTGCCGGCTCGCTGGCCTTCGCCTTGTGGCTTTGGTCCTTCGTCCTGCTCGCTTGGCACACCATGTGGGATGCTGCAATCTTTATCTCGACCATACTATTTCGGAAAGATACACAGACGCTATTCTCATGTACGGATCATGGGAACCGTCGCCCCAACCGCATCGTGCACCGATGTCTTAGCCTTGACGACGTCAAGTTCGTCAAGGATGCCATGAACTGc ACAGTTAATGATGTGTTAGTTGGATGTACGGATGCTGCCCTATCACGATACTACTACCGGAAGTCGG GTGACAATAAAACTGGCAAGGAGATACGTATACGATCGGTCCTTGTGGTTAATTTAAGGGCAACTACAGCCCTACAC GAATGTGTTAGTATGATACAGTCTGCGAATGGAAGTGATGTGAAATGGGGAAATCAACTTGGTTTCATCATCCTTCCAGTTCATATAGCCATGCACCATGATCCACTCAATTTCATTCGCAAGGCTAAGAATACCGTGGATCGGAAGAAGAGCTCACTAGAAGTGGCATTCACTCATGTTGCCGCAGAAGTCATCCATAAAATATTTGGTCGAAAG GCAGGTGCTTGTATCATCGATCGTATGTTCTCCAATACAACTACGTTATTGTCAAACATGATAGGTCCAGTTGAACAGGTGGAGTTCTGTGGACATCCTATTGTCTTCATTGCCCCTAGCCAGTACGGACTACCACAA GCCGTAAACGTTAACTTTAATAGTTATGTCAACACCATCAGGGTGGTTCTAGCTGTGGACGAAACACAGTTTCCAGATTGTCACGAGCTTTTGGACGACTTTGTTGAATCTCTCAGAAGTATTAAGGATGCAGCTGAAAAACATGGAAGCCATGACATGAAGGCATAA